In the Wyeomyia smithii strain HCP4-BCI-WySm-NY-G18 chromosome 2, ASM2978416v1, whole genome shotgun sequence genome, one interval contains:
- the LOC129724924 gene encoding uncharacterized protein LOC129724924, protein MLRSLLKTWFLLSIPVYCSSELDIVNLHNNPIVLIKQNNCKLQTGTIKIIHPINLHQIEESIELLTTKFYTQLTPTNPMNEVVKYRIKKLYSSLYALKPQQAHRHKRWDSLGAAWKWIAGSPDAQDLQIINSTMNDIIDQNNQQYRVNENINNRISKLTQAINQIASALNPQNGLDVMQAITTMLNMDVINELLDNIQEAITLSRISVINNKILSTREINVIKTALQDQGVKINFPDEALQFVTPKIAVKEGDLLYILHVPELENATSTIVRIYPLIVNNQMIKSYPSHIIRRGPKLFETDKPEDFVQRSFHTKEFEDKCIRPLILGKQSHCTSVHKNETTQQLINENTLLISNAKNHTLESNCGPDNRTITGNFIIKFANCTIKFNNHKFHNSETMVDTEILHGAFHNILINWTIQNQPNIKEIHDTAINNRRKLDHVYLQQSSLRFNLWITFGGISLSTAICFIIIILILRNINPCLMFNFRKKQQPNVDPGRLELEEGVVTNAIEKLKAQQQQIAATLAAMEV, encoded by the coding sequence ATGCTACGAAGCTTACTGAAAACATGGTTCCTCTTGTCGATTCCAGTATACTGTAGTTCAGAATTAGATATTGTTAACCTTCATAATAACCCAATCGTTCTTATCAAACAAAACAACTGTAAATTACAAACCGGAACCATTAAAATTATTCATCCAATCAATCTACATCAAATCGAAGAGAGCATAGAACTACTGACTACAAAATTTTATACACAACTAACCCCAACTAACCCAATGAACGAGGTTGTTAAATATCGGATCAAGAAGCTGTATTCATCCCTCTACGCGTTGAAACCGCAACAAGCGCATCGACACAAGAGATGGGACTCATTAGGCGCTGCGTGGAAGTGGATTGCCGGATCGCCCGATGCACAAGATCTACAGATCATTAACTCTACAATGAATGATATCATCGATCAAAATAACCAGCAATACAGAGTTAACGAAAACATCAACAACCGGATTTCGAAACTAACGCAAGCAATCAATCAAATAGCCAGCGCTCTAAACCCCCAGAATGGATTGGACGTTATGCAAGCAATTACCACAATGTTGAACATGGACGTCATTAATGAACTCCTCGACAATATCCAGGAAGCAATCACCCTCAGCAGAATTTCCGTTATTaacaacaaaattttatcaaCACGAGAAATAAACGTGATCAAAACCGCTCTTCAAGACCAAGGAGTGAAGATAAATTTTCCGGACGAAGCCCTACAGTTTGTTACTCCAAAAATTGCCGTGAAAGAAGGAGACTTGTTGTACATACTCCATGTTCCAGAATTGGAAAACGCAACATCTACAATTGTGAGGATATACCCGCTGATCGTAAATAATCAAATGATAAAATCGTACCCAAGCCACATTATACGGCGTGGGccaaaacttttcgaaacaGATAAGCCCGAAGACTTCGTACAGAGATCATTCCACACTAAAGAATTCGAAGATAAATGTATTAGACCACTAATACTGGGAAAACAATCACATTGTACCTCAGTTCACAAAAATGAAACTACCCAACAGCTAATAAACGAAAACACCTTATTAATTTCAAACGCTAAAAATCACACACTAGAATCCAATTGTGGACCCGATAATAGAACCATCACTGGCAATTTCATCATCAAGTTCGCGAACTGTACGATTAAATTCAATAACCATAAATTTCATAATTCGGAAACCATGGTGGATACAGAAATCCTGCATGGAGCATTCCACAATATTTTGATCAATTGGACCATTCAAAACCAACCTAATATAAAGGAAATCCACGACACAGCCATCAACAATAGAAGGAAGTTAGACCACGTTTATTTGCAACAAAGTAGCCTTCGCTTCAATCTATGGATAACGTTTGGAGGAATATCTCTTTCGACAGCGATTTGCTTCATTATAATAATCCTCATTCTGAGAAACATCAATCCTTGCCTAATGTTCAATTTTAGGAAAAAGCAGCAACCAAATGTCGACCCGGGACGGCTCGAACTTGAGGAGGGGGTAGTTACGAACGCGATTGAGAAGCTAAAAgcccaacaacaacaaatcgcagCAACCCTGGCTGCGATGGAAgtttaa